The following proteins are encoded in a genomic region of Hemiscyllium ocellatum isolate sHemOce1 unplaced genomic scaffold, sHemOce1.pat.X.cur. scaffold_2178_pat_ctg1, whole genome shotgun sequence:
- the LOC132811292 gene encoding zinc finger protein 271-like, whose translation MEKPWKCGDCGKGFRSPSKLEIHRRVHTGERPFSCSVCGKGFSDSSTLLTHQRVHTGEQPFTCSVCGKGFTRLSTLLTHQRLHTGERPFACSECGKGFSDSSTLLRHQQVHTGERPFTCSVCGKGFTQSSTLFSHQRVHTGERPFSCSVCSKSFTQSSTLFSHQRVHTGEGPFSCSVCSKSFTQSSTLLTHQRVHTGEGAFTCSECGKAFTKSLKLKSHQQVHTGERPFTCSVCGKGFTRSSHLLRHQRVHTGERPFTCSVCGKSFTRSFNLLAHQRVHTGERRFTCSVCGKGFPHSSTLLQHRQVHTGERPFTCSVCGKGFPHSSDLLRHQQVHTGERPFSCSVCGKSFTRSSDLLAHQRVHTGERPFSCSVCSKSFTRSFNLLAHQRVHTG comes from the coding sequence atggagaaaccgtggaagtgtggggattgcgggaaaggattcCGCTCCCCCTCCAAgctggagatccaccgccgtgtccacaccggggagaggccgttcagctgctcggtgtgcgggaagggcttcagcgactcgtccaccctgctgacccaccagcgggtccacaccggggagcagcccttcacctgctcagtgtgcgggaagggcttcacccggctgtccaccctgctgacccaccagcggctccacaccggggagaggccgttcgcctgctccgagtgcgggaagggcttcagcgactcgtccaccctgctgcggcaccagcaggtccacaccggggagaggcccttcacctgctccgtctgcggcaagggcttcacccagtcgtccaccCTGTTCtcacaccagcgggtccacaccggggagaggccgttcagctgctccgtcTGCAGCAAGAGCTTTACCCAGTCGTCCACCCTGTTCtcacaccagcgggtccacaccggggaggggccgttcagctgctccgtcTGCAGCAAGAGCTTTACCCAatcgtccaccctgctgacccaccagcgggtccacaccggggagggggccttcacctgctccgagtgcgggaaggccttcactaAGTCGTTGAAACTGAAgtcccaccagcaggtccacaccggggagcggcccttcacctgctccgtctgcggcaagggcttcacccgctcgtcgcacctgctgcggcaccagcgggtccacaccggggagcggcccttcacctgctcggtgtgcggcaagAGCTTTACCCGCTCGTTcaacctgctggcccaccagcgggtccacactggggagcggCGCTTCACCTGCTCAGTCTGTGGCAAGGGCTTCCCtcactcgtccaccctgctgcagcaccggcaggtccacaccggggagcggcccttcacctgctccgtctgcggcaagggcttccctcactcgtccgacctgctgcggcaccagcaggtccacaccggggagaggccgttcagctgctcggtctgcggcaagagctttacccgctcgtccgacctgctggcccaccagcgggtccacaccggggagaggccgttcagctgctcggtctgcAGCAAGAGCTTCACCCGCTCGTTcaacctgctggcccaccagcgggtccacactgggtag